The region AGTGATTATCCTTGGGAAAAACTTGATCAAGTAGAAAAATTTAAAAGCTTAGTTTAGAGGTATATATAATGGATTTAAAAAACTTATTTAGTAAGATTACATTTGATAGTGGGAATAAAGAACAACCTACAAAAGGTGATGCACCAACACACTGGATTAAGTGTCCAGAGTGTTCTGCATTGATGTTCTTTAAAGAGGTTGAAAACCAAAACAATATTTGTCCTAAGTGTAATTTTCATATGAGAATTGGTGCAAAAAGAAGAATTGAAATTTTAGCAGACAGTGATTCTTTTGTTGAATATGATTCTGATTTAAAACCTATAGATCCATTAAAGTTTGTAGATAAAAAATCTTATAAAAAAAGAGTTGATGAAGCTTACAAAAAAACAGGAAGAAACTCAGCAGTTGTTAGTGGTGAGTGTACAATAAATGAAGTTCCTGTTCAAATTGTTGTATTTGATTTCGCTTTTATGGGTGGAAGTTTAGGTTCTGTTGAGGGTGAAAAAATTGTTAGAGCTGTTGATAGAGCTATTCAAAATCATCAGGGTCTAATTATTGTTTCTGCTTCAGGAGGAGCAAGA is a window of Halarcobacter sp. DNA encoding:
- the accD gene encoding acetyl-CoA carboxylase, carboxyltransferase subunit beta, which codes for MDLKNLFSKITFDSGNKEQPTKGDAPTHWIKCPECSALMFFKEVENQNNICPKCNFHMRIGAKRRIEILADSDSFVEYDSDLKPIDPLKFVDKKSYKKRVDEAYKKTGRNSAVVSGECTINEVPVQIVVFDFAFMGGSLGSVEGEKIVRAVDRAIQNHQGLIIVSASGGARMQESTFSLMQMAKTSAALKRMDKLKLPFISVLTDPTMGGVSASFAFLGDIIMAEPGALVGFAGQRVIKQTIGADLPEGFQRAEFLLEKGSIDMVVNRSEMKKTLSDLLTMFQKDTNVS